A region of Lycium barbarum isolate Lr01 chromosome 1, ASM1917538v2, whole genome shotgun sequence DNA encodes the following proteins:
- the LOC132642535 gene encoding guanine nucleotide-binding protein subunit gamma 1-like, whose amino-acid sequence MKAEQVELVEAKDKRGKHRILADLKRLEQETRFLKEELELLDKLEKASTACNELLSNVETRADSLLPVTNGPTNPSWDRWFEGLKDASGCRCWTW is encoded by the exons ATGAAAGCAGAGCAAGTGGAATTGGTGGAAGCCAAGGATAAAAGGGGAAAGCATCGCATTTTGGCTGACTTGAAACGACTTGAGCAAGAAACTCGCTTCTTAAAG GAAGAACTAGAACTGCTCGATAAACTGGAGAAGGCATCAACTGCTTGCAACGA ATTGCTAAGTAATGTGGAAACTCGGGCAGATTCACTCCTACCAGT AACAAATGGTCCCACAAATCCTTCCTGGGATCGATGGTTTGAAGGACTAAAAGATGCATCAGGTTGCAGATGCTGGACATGGTGA